A stretch of the Halomonas sp. BDJS001 genome encodes the following:
- the kdgD gene encoding 5-dehydro-4-deoxyglucarate dehydratase yields the protein MTFSREAVTKAIGDGLLSFPITDFDSQGRFDEASYRKRLEWFISHEISAVFVAGGTGEFFNLSLDEYREIVRVAVEVIDGRLPVIASAGLSVEAGKAFAKAAEESGADGILLMPPYLTECPQDGLVEYARQICDATAVNVIYYNRGNGILNASSVQQLADHCPNLVGLKDGKGDIQALNKIVKTVGDRLVYIGGVPTAEIFAEAYVSIGVNTYSSAVFNFVPEMAVKFYKELRKGNKEVVKQITNDFFIPFVDLRDRKAGYAVSLIKAGADIVGRPAGSVRAPLSMPTQAECQELKKLIDRVK from the coding sequence GTGACGTTTTCAAGAGAAGCTGTAACAAAAGCCATCGGCGATGGCCTGCTATCGTTCCCGATTACGGATTTCGATAGCCAAGGTCGTTTCGATGAAGCGAGCTACCGCAAGCGGCTTGAGTGGTTCATCAGCCACGAGATCTCGGCGGTCTTCGTCGCGGGTGGCACGGGGGAGTTTTTTAACCTGTCACTCGATGAGTATCGCGAGATTGTTCGCGTCGCTGTCGAAGTAATCGACGGTCGCTTGCCCGTCATTGCCAGCGCGGGCTTAAGCGTTGAAGCCGGAAAGGCCTTTGCAAAAGCGGCCGAAGAATCGGGCGCTGATGGCATTCTGCTGATGCCGCCGTACCTTACCGAGTGCCCGCAGGATGGCCTGGTGGAGTATGCCCGTCAGATTTGTGATGCCACCGCCGTCAACGTGATTTATTACAACCGCGGCAACGGCATTTTAAACGCCTCCTCGGTTCAGCAGTTGGCCGACCATTGCCCTAACTTGGTGGGGCTAAAAGATGGCAAAGGCGATATTCAGGCGCTCAACAAAATTGTCAAAACCGTCGGTGACCGTTTGGTCTATATCGGCGGCGTGCCTACAGCTGAAATTTTTGCCGAGGCTTATGTCTCCATTGGCGTGAACACCTACTCGTCGGCCGTGTTCAACTTTGTGCCGGAAATGGCGGTGAAATTCTACAAGGAGCTGCGTAAGGGCAATAAAGAGGTCGTCAAACAGATCACTAACGACTTTTTTATTCCCTTCGTGGATCTCCGGGATCGAAAAGCGGGCTATGCCGTTAGCCTGATCAAAGCAGGCGCTGACATTGTTGGCCGTCCCGCCGGCAGTGTTCGCGCGCCGCTGTCAATGCCAACCCAGGCGGAATGTCAGGAGCTTAAAAAGCTGATCGATCGCGTTAAATAG
- a CDS encoding ABC transporter substrate-binding protein, translating into MIVSKKIMTSVGSAALMATLSISAGVAMAQDGPLRGNIRVVIGSTSTGGDTYQNSTIVVDQLAEKLDLNMKVDAVGASSAFRTLDRDSRGNTLMIFHDQSYLGHLYGVEGYDDIFEKYTVGPTLAINPGNAYLVPKDSPYETLDDIIAAVGSGETVRVAIQPGGVSEIGFSALKNAIAIEHPGQEDNLVAVNTGSQSDKNQQLFDGQADVINGTVQANEQYTRLPEDDQKAMRFVWLTARQDTIEQAPEEGLGQTSREQLLEYVEPNVHVTMGDDESFTFDKEFFFLYNKDMDPAIVEQIDEALAEIYEEGEIQEIQKNAFFIPNFKPSDEASEYLADKMARYEEIISNIQ; encoded by the coding sequence ATGATCGTTTCTAAAAAAATAATGACAAGTGTTGGATCCGCAGCGCTGATGGCAACGTTGAGCATCAGCGCTGGTGTGGCAATGGCCCAGGATGGCCCGTTGCGGGGTAATATTCGCGTGGTCATCGGCTCAACGTCCACCGGCGGCGACACTTATCAAAACTCTACCATTGTGGTGGATCAACTAGCTGAAAAGCTGGATCTCAACATGAAGGTGGACGCGGTAGGCGCAAGCTCTGCTTTTCGCACCCTCGACCGGGACTCTCGCGGCAATACGTTGATGATCTTCCACGATCAGTCCTACCTTGGTCATCTGTATGGTGTAGAAGGTTACGACGATATTTTTGAGAAATATACCGTTGGCCCAACCCTTGCTATCAACCCCGGCAATGCCTATCTGGTGCCTAAAGATTCGCCCTACGAGACCCTTGACGACATCATCGCTGCAGTAGGCAGTGGCGAGACCGTGCGTGTGGCGATCCAGCCGGGCGGCGTCTCTGAGATTGGTTTCAGTGCGCTGAAGAATGCCATCGCCATTGAGCATCCCGGACAGGAGGATAACCTGGTAGCTGTTAACACCGGCTCCCAATCCGACAAGAACCAGCAACTGTTTGACGGTCAAGCCGACGTGATTAATGGCACCGTGCAGGCTAACGAGCAGTACACGCGGTTACCTGAAGATGACCAGAAAGCAATGCGTTTTGTCTGGTTAACGGCCCGTCAAGACACTATTGAACAGGCGCCGGAAGAGGGGCTTGGGCAGACATCTCGTGAGCAGTTGCTGGAGTATGTAGAGCCGAACGTGCACGTCACCATGGGAGACGACGAGAGCTTCACGTTCGATAAGGAGTTCTTCTTCCTCTACAACAAAGACATGGATCCGGCGATTGTTGAGCAAATCGATGAAGCGCTAGCGGAGATCTACGAAGAGGGTGAAATACAGGAAATTCAGAAAAACGCCTTCTTTATCCCCAACTTCAAGCCTTCTGATGAAGCCTCTGAGTATCTTGCCGATAAAATGGCTCGCTACGAAGAAATCATCAGCAACATCCAGTAA
- a CDS encoding tripartite tricarboxylate transporter TctB family protein, with protein sequence MESGLSSLLSVSIDFETSHLFFPRIIHWIMAGLFALILVTKVAPFMASVKRGERTMPILGEARDNFRFFGTLVLIAAYFYFMAVVGDMFPYTGYGFLLVSMVFVLLMSLLYLHDWTKKALTIVVVNAIVAPSLAWFVLAKLFTITLP encoded by the coding sequence ATGGAATCAGGTCTTTCAAGTCTGCTCAGTGTCTCTATCGATTTCGAGACCTCCCACCTGTTCTTCCCGAGGATTATCCATTGGATCATGGCAGGTCTGTTTGCCCTGATTCTGGTGACGAAGGTAGCTCCCTTCATGGCATCTGTGAAACGGGGAGAGCGCACCATGCCCATTTTGGGTGAGGCCAGGGATAATTTCCGCTTCTTTGGCACGCTCGTTTTGATCGCAGCGTATTTTTACTTCATGGCCGTGGTGGGCGATATGTTCCCTTACACAGGCTATGGCTTCCTGCTGGTTTCGATGGTTTTCGTTCTCCTGATGTCACTGCTCTATCTGCATGACTGGACGAAAAAGGCGCTTACCATCGTCGTGGTCAATGCCATCGTCGCCCCTAGTCTGGCCTGGTTCGTTCTCGCCAAGCTGTTCACTATCACCTTACCGTGA
- a CDS encoding tripartite tricarboxylate transporter permease: MEFLSLLDITFFLLAGFGALVGIIFGAIPGMTATMAVAVCLPLTYALGLHHGLALLLGLYVGGISGGMVPAVLLNIPGTPSSITTTFDGYPMAQKGEGEKALKICVIASVIGGLVSAAILFLFAPLLADFSIKFSYVEKFLIILLALSVIASLSSSMLIGIFSGVIGIWLSLIGDYSISDGGNGKTRLMFDFMEPYLFEGFSLLPVLIGVFGISTILLEAEKGAKSDLANQRIKLSKGAGFSLSIFNGRLTNLVRSSFIGTFVGMLPGVGGSAASVLAYTQEKNLTRDSSQMGKGAPQGLIASESANNALTGGALIPLLSLGIPGDSTTAVLIGAFTLQGIQVGPLFIPENTETWYVMMTALVFANIVMFFLMFYAIKYIAKVVMVPKHILFPIIVMMCVVGAYAINYGIMFDVWTLLIFGILGYLVQKIGLEVAPLIIGFILGSQAEVYFVKSLESFGTFSIFFTKSPIAMVLWGLIVASVMFAIVMGFKSRARQKMELTQVTGSTRTASGKGHETDND; the protein is encoded by the coding sequence ATGGAATTCCTCTCCCTTCTCGATATAACCTTCTTTTTACTCGCCGGGTTCGGTGCTCTGGTCGGCATCATCTTCGGTGCTATCCCCGGCATGACCGCCACCATGGCAGTCGCTGTTTGCCTGCCGCTGACTTACGCCCTTGGTTTACATCATGGCTTAGCGCTGCTGCTTGGCCTCTATGTGGGCGGTATATCTGGCGGGATGGTACCCGCTGTGCTGCTCAATATTCCCGGTACCCCCTCTTCCATTACTACCACCTTTGATGGCTACCCAATGGCTCAAAAGGGTGAGGGTGAGAAAGCACTGAAAATATGCGTCATCGCTTCAGTGATCGGCGGCCTTGTTAGCGCCGCTATCCTCTTCCTGTTTGCGCCTCTGCTGGCCGATTTCTCGATCAAGTTCTCCTATGTAGAGAAGTTTTTGATCATTTTGTTAGCGCTGAGTGTCATTGCTTCGCTCTCTAGCAGCATGCTGATCGGCATCTTTAGCGGCGTCATCGGTATCTGGCTGAGCTTGATTGGTGACTACAGCATCTCTGACGGCGGCAATGGCAAAACCCGGCTGATGTTCGACTTCATGGAACCCTACTTATTTGAAGGGTTTTCCCTGCTGCCGGTGCTGATCGGGGTGTTTGGTATCTCCACGATTCTGCTTGAGGCGGAAAAGGGGGCGAAGAGTGATTTAGCTAACCAGCGCATCAAACTCAGCAAGGGAGCAGGCTTTTCACTTTCGATCTTTAACGGTCGCCTGACTAACCTGGTGCGTTCGTCCTTTATTGGCACCTTCGTTGGCATGTTGCCTGGGGTCGGTGGCAGTGCCGCCTCCGTGCTGGCGTATACCCAAGAGAAAAACTTAACCCGTGATTCATCGCAAATGGGTAAAGGGGCGCCTCAGGGGCTTATTGCCTCGGAGTCCGCCAATAATGCGTTGACCGGTGGGGCTTTGATTCCACTGCTATCGCTAGGTATTCCTGGCGACTCGACGACGGCTGTGTTGATCGGTGCGTTCACCCTGCAGGGCATCCAGGTAGGGCCGCTATTTATTCCTGAGAATACCGAGACCTGGTACGTCATGATGACGGCTTTGGTGTTCGCCAATATCGTGATGTTCTTCTTAATGTTCTATGCCATTAAGTACATCGCCAAAGTGGTGATGGTGCCAAAGCATATTCTCTTCCCCATCATTGTGATGATGTGTGTAGTGGGGGCCTATGCCATCAACTACGGAATTATGTTTGACGTCTGGACGCTGCTTATTTTCGGCATTTTAGGCTACCTGGTGCAGAAAATTGGTTTGGAAGTGGCCCCGCTCATTATTGGCTTTATCTTGGGCAGCCAAGCCGAGGTCTACTTCGTCAAGAGCCTGGAGTCGTTCGGCACTTTCTCGATCTTTTTCACCAAGAGTCCCATCGCCATGGTGCTGTGGGGGTTGATTGTCGCCTCGGTAATGTTCGCCATCGTCATGGGCTTCAAATCCCGCGCCAGGCAAAAAATGGAGCTGACCCAGGTAACTGGCAGTACACGCACAGCCTCAGGAAAGGGTCATGAAACAGATAACGACTAA
- the garD gene encoding galactarate dehydratase: MKQITTNTRVIRIHPNDNVAIVVEPGGLAEGAVIEGEVTTTMAVPQGHKVALVDLAEGERIIRYGEVIGTAATPIPRGGHVSETNLHMPTPPPLADLPLATRPAPKTEPLEGYTFEGFRNPDGSVGTKNVLGITTSVQCVSGTVDFVVQRIKRELLPRFPNVDDVVGLNHSYGCGVAINAPAAIVPIRTLKNIALNPNFGNEIMIIGLGCEKLQPSTLLSDRPVKIYENTEAADPDANLLSLQDDSFQGFGEMVEGILAMAERHLERLNRRQRETCPASELVVGMQCGGSDAFSGVTANPAVGFATDLIVRAGGSVMFSEVTEVRDAIHLLTPRAIDEAVGRALIEQMAWYDNYLAQGQADRSANTSPGNKKGGLSNIVEKALGSVIKSGNSPIVDVIGPGERLRRKGLSFAATPASDFICGTLQLAAGMNLQVFTTGRGTPYGLSMVPVLKVSTNSALGKRWHDIIDLDAGRIATGEASIEEVGWELFHLILEVASGRQQAAADRLGIHNDLVLFNPAPVT, translated from the coding sequence ATGAAACAGATAACGACTAATACGCGCGTGATTCGCATACACCCCAACGATAATGTCGCCATCGTGGTTGAGCCGGGCGGTCTCGCTGAGGGTGCCGTCATTGAGGGAGAAGTTACCACCACAATGGCTGTCCCCCAGGGGCATAAGGTGGCCCTTGTCGATCTGGCGGAGGGGGAGCGCATCATTCGCTACGGTGAAGTGATCGGTACGGCGGCCACGCCTATTCCCCGAGGTGGCCACGTCAGCGAGACCAACTTGCACATGCCAACACCACCGCCGCTTGCGGATCTACCGCTGGCGACCCGGCCAGCACCGAAAACCGAGCCGCTTGAAGGGTATACCTTCGAGGGCTTTCGTAATCCTGACGGCAGTGTGGGCACCAAAAATGTACTGGGTATCACCACCAGCGTGCAGTGTGTCTCTGGTACCGTCGACTTCGTCGTGCAGCGGATCAAACGCGAGCTGCTGCCGCGATTTCCCAACGTGGATGATGTGGTGGGGCTTAATCACTCATATGGTTGTGGGGTCGCCATTAATGCGCCTGCGGCTATTGTGCCCATTCGAACGCTTAAAAATATCGCCCTGAATCCCAACTTCGGCAACGAGATAATGATCATCGGTTTGGGGTGCGAGAAGCTGCAACCCTCGACACTGCTTTCTGATCGACCGGTGAAAATTTATGAAAACACCGAGGCAGCTGACCCGGACGCCAACTTACTGAGTCTTCAGGATGACTCTTTTCAGGGCTTCGGCGAGATGGTCGAGGGTATTTTGGCCATGGCCGAACGACACCTTGAGCGACTCAATCGACGCCAGCGTGAAACCTGCCCGGCGTCCGAGCTCGTCGTCGGCATGCAGTGTGGCGGCAGCGATGCCTTTTCGGGGGTGACGGCTAACCCCGCTGTGGGCTTTGCAACCGACTTGATCGTGCGGGCGGGGGGCAGTGTGATGTTCTCAGAGGTTACCGAGGTGCGCGACGCTATCCATCTGTTAACCCCGCGCGCCATTGACGAAGCGGTGGGGAGGGCACTGATTGAGCAGATGGCGTGGTACGACAACTACCTGGCTCAAGGCCAAGCGGATCGTAGCGCCAACACCTCACCGGGCAACAAGAAAGGGGGGCTTTCCAATATCGTTGAGAAGGCGCTGGGCTCGGTGATCAAGTCTGGCAACTCGCCGATTGTCGATGTTATAGGCCCAGGTGAAAGGCTGCGCCGTAAGGGGCTCTCCTTTGCCGCCACCCCGGCCAGCGATTTCATCTGTGGCACGCTCCAGCTAGCTGCGGGGATGAATCTGCAGGTATTCACCACAGGTCGGGGTACCCCGTATGGTCTGTCTATGGTGCCGGTGTTGAAAGTTTCCACCAACTCAGCGCTGGGAAAACGCTGGCACGACATCATTGATCTTGATGCGGGGCGGATTGCCACTGGCGAGGCCAGCATTGAAGAGGTGGGCTGGGAGCTTTTCCATCTCATTCTTGAGGTGGCCAGTGGCCGACAACAGGCCGCTGCCGACCGACTGGGAATTCATAACGATTTGGTGCTGTTTAATCCTGCGCCAGTGACTTGA
- a CDS encoding enolase C-terminal domain-like protein, with amino-acid sequence MFPKIKSMKVVPVAGYDGFLLNLSGGHAPWFIRCVVILEDDAGNQGVGEIPSSGGILNGLEQCRELVEGSPINNIKHTLNQVRLRLAQNGREERGRQTFDLRVAVHVITGIESALLDLYGQALQLPVADLLGQYGRQRDEVEALGYLFLLGDPGKTDLPYPNAHNPQDRWDEIRYQEALTPEAVANLAKAAYERYGFKDFKLKGGVLRGEEEADCIRALHEAFPDARLTLDPNGAWKLDEAVRVLEPIKHLLSYAEDPCGQEESYSGRETMAEFKKRTGLPTATNMIATDFKQLQYAVQLNSVDIPLADCHFWTMQGAVKVGELCNEWGMTWGSHSNNHFDISLAMMTHVAAACPGEITAIDTHWIWQDGQRITKDPLLIRDGKLKVPTTPGLGVELDEEKLMEAHTLYKSLDTTQRNDAMAMQFLIPGWEFDPKCPALVR; translated from the coding sequence ATGTTTCCAAAGATTAAATCAATGAAAGTGGTGCCTGTCGCTGGTTACGACGGTTTCTTATTAAATCTCAGTGGCGGTCACGCCCCCTGGTTTATCCGCTGTGTAGTTATCCTTGAGGATGATGCAGGTAATCAGGGCGTTGGTGAGATTCCTTCCAGTGGTGGCATTCTTAACGGGCTGGAGCAGTGCCGTGAGCTGGTGGAAGGCTCGCCGATCAATAACATCAAACACACCCTCAATCAGGTTCGCCTGCGATTAGCCCAGAACGGACGCGAGGAGCGGGGCAGGCAGACGTTTGATTTGCGCGTAGCGGTACACGTGATCACCGGAATTGAGTCGGCGCTGTTAGACCTCTATGGGCAGGCACTACAGTTACCCGTCGCCGATCTGCTGGGTCAGTACGGCCGTCAGCGTGACGAAGTCGAGGCATTGGGGTATCTGTTTTTACTGGGTGACCCGGGCAAGACAGACCTGCCATACCCTAACGCGCATAACCCTCAAGATAGGTGGGACGAAATACGCTATCAAGAAGCGCTAACACCCGAGGCGGTGGCTAATTTAGCCAAAGCCGCCTATGAGCGCTATGGGTTTAAAGACTTTAAATTAAAAGGTGGTGTATTACGTGGCGAAGAGGAGGCCGATTGCATTCGCGCGCTCCATGAAGCATTCCCCGATGCGCGACTAACGCTTGATCCCAATGGTGCCTGGAAGCTCGATGAAGCGGTGCGCGTGCTGGAGCCCATCAAACACCTGCTCAGCTACGCCGAAGACCCCTGTGGCCAGGAAGAGAGCTACTCCGGTCGTGAAACAATGGCCGAGTTTAAAAAACGCACCGGCCTGCCTACCGCCACCAATATGATTGCGACAGATTTTAAACAGCTGCAGTACGCCGTTCAGCTAAATTCCGTCGATATACCGTTGGCAGATTGTCATTTCTGGACCATGCAAGGTGCTGTCAAAGTGGGTGAACTTTGCAACGAGTGGGGTATGACCTGGGGCTCTCACAGTAATAACCACTTCGATATTTCGCTCGCCATGATGACCCACGTTGCGGCGGCTTGTCCGGGTGAGATTACCGCCATTGACACCCACTGGATTTGGCAGGACGGGCAGCGTATCACGAAAGACCCTCTGCTCATCCGCGATGGCAAGCTCAAGGTTCCCACGACGCCAGGGCTGGGAGTTGAGCTGGACGAAGAGAAGCTTATGGAGGCCCACACGCTTTATAAGTCGTTGGATACCACCCAGCGAAACGATGCCATGGCGATGCAGTTTTTGATTCCTGGGTGGGAGTTCGATCCTAAGTGTCCTGCTCTCGTTCGTTAA
- a CDS encoding Bug family tripartite tricarboxylate transporter substrate binding protein: MYKNNKTLLTLTAAVALSSLSGVALADYPERDIRVIVPWGAGGGTDGIVRKLTTIAEESLDVSMYAENIEGGVSATGIGQLMSARPDGYTIGALTYDSLITVPWQAMLPSYDMDKLKLIARVTSEPDAIVVDADSDYQTIHDLIEAAKENPGEIRVAIQNLGGRVHLAILQFQELTDTEFRIVSYPGGAAPQKEAILSDEVDVALTSLGDFSNLLEDGTVRGLVEFSDTQNPTYPDVPTTADEGIDLQIGSFIVFAAPADTPEEAINALESAYKTAYDSDEFQEWVANVGVTPNWLGTDEVTAWADETAESLFSEMDALVEAGVMSK, from the coding sequence ATGTACAAAAACAACAAAACCCTGTTAACCCTGACCGCTGCCGTCGCTTTATCCTCACTATCTGGCGTGGCGCTAGCTGACTACCCTGAGCGCGATATCCGCGTGATTGTGCCTTGGGGGGCCGGTGGGGGTACCGATGGAATCGTTCGTAAACTGACCACCATCGCTGAAGAAAGCCTCGATGTTTCCATGTATGCAGAAAACATCGAGGGTGGCGTGAGTGCCACCGGTATTGGCCAGCTTATGAGCGCCCGGCCTGACGGCTATACCATTGGCGCGTTAACCTACGACAGCCTAATTACCGTGCCCTGGCAGGCCATGCTGCCTAGTTACGATATGGATAAATTGAAGCTGATTGCGCGGGTGACTAGCGAGCCCGATGCTATTGTTGTTGACGCCGATTCCGACTACCAAACGATTCATGACCTTATCGAGGCGGCCAAGGAAAACCCTGGCGAGATTCGCGTTGCCATTCAGAATTTGGGTGGACGCGTTCATCTCGCGATCCTGCAGTTTCAAGAGTTGACCGATACGGAGTTCCGCATCGTCTCCTATCCTGGCGGAGCTGCACCCCAGAAAGAGGCCATTCTGTCCGACGAAGTCGATGTGGCCCTCACCAGCCTGGGGGATTTTTCCAATCTTCTGGAAGATGGCACCGTACGCGGTCTTGTTGAATTCTCCGATACGCAGAATCCTACCTATCCCGATGTGCCTACCACAGCTGACGAGGGGATCGATCTCCAGATTGGCAGCTTTATTGTGTTCGCCGCACCCGCAGACACCCCGGAAGAAGCCATTAACGCACTGGAAAGTGCTTACAAAACGGCGTACGACAGCGATGAATTTCAAGAGTGGGTGGCCAACGTCGGGGTAACGCCGAACTGGCTGGGTACCGATGAGGTGACTGCCTGGGCTGATGAGACGGCCGAGTCACTGTTCAGCGAAATGGATGCGCTGGTAGAAGCAGGCGTGATGTCCAAGTAA
- a CDS encoding tripartite tricarboxylate transporter TctB family protein, translating into MNNVERFRRSAVLFPAFLLILTTIYLAEALSIRSQFGGDTLVGPRFMPILMAFIMYAALIVVIVGEWRKEAEVATGGSLLRPLLIVVATGIYIALFRPLGYVPATLGFVVALFLIFDFEKHRPAFFIFYVIAVTALFYGLFAGIFGVRLPPLLGGF; encoded by the coding sequence ATGAACAACGTCGAACGCTTTAGAAGGTCGGCAGTACTTTTTCCTGCCTTCTTGCTGATATTGACCACGATCTACCTGGCGGAAGCCTTGAGCATACGCTCTCAGTTTGGTGGTGACACCCTTGTGGGGCCGCGCTTCATGCCTATCCTGATGGCGTTCATCATGTATGCAGCGCTGATAGTTGTAATCGTGGGAGAGTGGCGCAAAGAAGCAGAGGTGGCCACTGGTGGCTCTCTGCTAAGGCCACTGTTGATTGTGGTGGCGACAGGCATCTACATCGCCTTGTTTCGTCCCTTGGGTTACGTGCCCGCTACGCTGGGTTTCGTGGTAGCCCTCTTTCTTATCTTTGACTTCGAGAAACATCGGCCCGCCTTCTTTATCTTTTATGTGATCGCCGTTACAGCGCTCTTTTACGGACTATTTGCCGGTATTTTCGGAGTGCGTCTGCCTCCCCTGTTAGGAGGATTCTAA